One Brassica napus cultivar Da-Ae chromosome C2, Da-Ae, whole genome shotgun sequence DNA window includes the following coding sequences:
- the LOC106381897 gene encoding protein TPLATE produces the protein MDILFAQIQADLRSNDALRQSSALLQALQQSAAGRDISVIAKSAVEEIVASPASAVCKKLAFDLIRSTRLTPDLWDTVCSGVKTDLHFPDPDVTAAAVSILAALPSFSLPKLISDCSAEIASCFDSPSDNLRFSITETLGCILARDDLVTLCENNVSLLDKVSTWWGRIGQNMIDKSDAVSKVAFESVGRLFQEFDSKRMSRLAGDKLVDSENSLAIRSKWVSSMVDIVWKKRSALMARSLVLPVETFRSTVFPLVFAVKAVASGSVEVIRQLSKANTSGANAAVVVDSNAEKLVGVSDLVTHLAPFLASSLDPALIFEVGINMLYLADVAGGKPEWASQSIIAILTLWDRQEFSSARESIVRAVVTNLHLLDLHMQVSLFRRLLLMVRNLRAESDRMHALACICRTALCVHLFARESARRGQKPLPGTDIISLFEDARIKDDLNSVTSKSLFREELVAMLVESCFQLSLPLPEQKFSGMESRVIGALAYGTGYGALNWTEPALEVVEVCRPCVKWDCDGRTYAIDCYLKLLVRLCHIYDTRGGVKRLKDGASQDQMLNETRLQNLQRELVKDLQEVNTPRILGRLIWTIAEHIDLEGLDPLLADDPDDPLNIIIANMHKVLFNLDAAATTSNRLQDVQAVLLCAQRMGSRHARAGQLITKELEEYRNHAAADTVSKHQTRLILQRIKYVSNLPERKWAGVSETRGDYPFSHHKLTVQFYEPSAAQDRKLEGLIHKAILELWRPKPSELTLFLAKGANSTSIKVPPTAYPLTGSSDPCYVEAYHLADTNDGRVTLHLKIINLTELELNRVDIRVGLSGALYFMDGSPQAVRQLRNLVSQDPVHCSVTVGVSQFERCGFWVQVLYYPFRGARGDYDGDYLEEDPQMMKQKRGSRSELGEPVILRCQPYKIPLTELLLPHKISPVEFFRLWPSLPAVAEYTGTYTYEGSGFMATAAQQYGASPFLSGLNSLSSKPFHRVCSHIIRTVAGFQLCYAAKTWHGGFVGMMIFGASEVSRNVDLGDETTTMMCKFVVRASEASITKQIESDVQGWCDDLTDGGVEYMPEDEVKATAAEKLKISMERIALLKAAQPKKTPKTEEENESEDEDEDDDEEDEEKEKEKEKEEEKKKEKEKEKGTLSKLTAEETEHMALQAAVLQEWHMLCKDRKLTKNN, from the exons atggaCATACTTTTCGCTCAGATCCAAGCCGATCTCCGTTCCAATGACGCCCTCCGGCAATCATCCGCCCTCCTTCAAGCTCTCCAACAATCCGCCGCCGGACGAGACATATCGGTGATCGCCAAGTCCGCGGTGGAGGAGATCGTGGCCTCTCCCGCATCAGCCGTTTGCAAGAAGCTAGCCTTCGATCTCATCAGATCCACCCGCCTCACTCCGGATCTCTGGGACACGGTTTGCTCCGGCGTGAAAACCGATCTCCATTTCCCTGATCCCGACGTCACCGCCGCCGCCGTCTCGATCCTCGCCGCTCTCCCCTCCTTCTCACTCCCTAAACTCATCTCCGATTGCAGCGCCGAGATCGCTTCCTGCTTCGATTCGCCGTCGGACAACCTCCGTTTCTCGATCACCGAGACGCTCGGATGCATCCTCGCGAGAGACGATCTCGTTACTCTGTGCGAGAACAATGTGAGTCTTCTTGACAAGGTCTCCACCTGGTGGGGGCGGATCGGGCAGAATATGATTGACAAATCCGACGCCGTTTCGAAAGTTGCGTTTGAGTCTGTTGGGAGATTGTTTCAGGAGTTTGATTCCAAGCGGATGAGCCGCCTCGCTGGCGATAAGCTCGTGGATAGTGAGAATTCGCTCGCGATTAGATCAAAGTGGGTGTCTTCGATGGTTGACATTGTGTGGAAGAAGAGAAGCGCGTTGATGGCGAGGTCTTTGGTTCTTCCTGTTGAGACTTTTCGTTCCACTGTTTTCCCTCTTGTCTTTGCGGTTAAAGCTGTTGCTTCCGGTAGCGTGGAAGTGATCAGACAGCTTTCCAAGGCTAATACCTCTGGTGCTAATGCGGCGGTTGTGGTTGATTCCAACGCTGAGAAGTTGGTTGGGGTGTCGGATTTGGTCACTCATTTGGCTCCCTTCTTGGCTTCCTCATTGGACCCAGCTTTGATTTTTGAAGTTGGGATTAACATGTTGTACTTAGCAGATGTTGCTGGAGGTAAGCCGGAGTGGGCTTCACAGTCCATTATTGCTATTTTAACTCTCTGGGATCGTCAAGAGTTTTCTTCTGCTAGAGAGAGTATTGTCAGGGCGGTTGTCACCAACCTGCACTTGCTTGATCTCCACATGCAGGTCTCTTTGTTTAGAAGATTACTGCTTATGGTGAGGAACTTGAGAGCAGAATCAGACAGGATGCACGCACTGGCCTGTATCTGTCGTACAGCTCTATGTGTTCACCTTTTCGCCAGAGAAAGTGCCAGAAGAGGTCAGAAGCCCCTACCTGGGACAGATATTATTTCACTGTTTGAGGATGCAAGGATAAAAGATGATCTCAATAGTGTTACCAGTAAAAGCCTGTTTCGGGAAGAGCTAGTGGCAATGCTTGTGGAAAGTTGCTTCCAGTTATCTCTGCCTCTGCCTGAACAAAAGTTCTCCGGTATGGAGAGCAGAGTGATTGGGGCACTTGCTTATGGCACTGGTTATGGTGCTTTGAACTGGACAGAACCAGCTCTTGAGGTTGTGGAAGTTTGCAGGCCGTGTGTCAAATGGGATTGTGATGGCAGGACGTACGCAATAGATTGTTATCTGAAATTGCTTGTTAGGCTCTGCCATATCTACGATACCCGAGGAGGAGTAAAGAGGCTTAAAGACGGTGCTTCGCAGGATCAAATGTTAAATGAGACGCGTTTACAGAACTTACAACGTGAGCTTGTCAAGGATCTCCAAGAG GTAAACACCCCAAGAATCCTTGGGCGTCTTATATGGACAATCGCAGAACATATTGATCTAGAAGGTCTGGATCCACTTTTGGCTGATGACCCTGATGATCCTTTAAATATTATCATAGCAAATATGCATAAGGTTCTCTTCAACTTGGATGCTGCTGCAACTACATCAAATAGGCTACAAGATGTTCAGGCTGTCTTATTATGCGCCCAGAGGATGGGCTCACGTCATGCAAGAGCTGGCCAATTAATAACCAAAGAGCTTGAAGAGTATAGGAACCATGCTGCTGCAGATACAGTTAGCAAACATCAAACCCGTTTAATTTTGCAGAGGATCAAATATGTTTCAAATCTTCCTGAAAGAAA GTGGGCTGGAGTTAGTGAGACTAGAGGAGATTACCCTTTCAGCCACCATAAACTTACCGTCCAGTTTTATGAACCATCAGCTGCTCAAGACAGAAAATTAGAAGGGTTAATTCACAAGGCCATTCTAGAGCTTTGGAGGCCAAAGCCCAGTGAATTAACTCTCTTCCTTGCAAAAGGGGCCAACTCGACTTCTATCAAGGTTCCTCCCACAGCATATCCTTTGACTGGTAGCAGTGATCCTTGCTACGTAGAAGCTTACCATTTAGCAGATACAAATGATGGAAGGGTCACGTTGCACTTGAAG ATAATTAATTTGACAGAGCTTGAGCTGAATCGCGTGGATATACGGGTTGGATTATCCGGTGCCCTATATTTCATGGATGGTTCTCCTCAAGCAGTGCGGCAGTTGCGTAATCTTGTCTCACAG GATCCTGTACATTGCAGTGTCACTGTCGGTGTCTCCCAGTTTGAAAGATGTGGTTTCTGGGTGCAAGTCCTCTACTACCCATTCCGTGGCGCTAGGGGAGATTATGACGGTGACTACTTAGAAGAGGATCCACAGATGATGAAGCAGAAGAGAGGCTCAAGATCAGAACTGGGAGAGCCGGTGATCTTAAGATGTCAGCCTTACAAGATCCCATTGACTGAGCTTCTTCTCCCGCACAAAATCTCACCAGTGGAGTTCTTTCGTTTGTGGCCTAGTTTGCCAGCTGTTGCAGAGTACACTGGCACGTATACGTATGAAGGAAGCGGCTTCATGGCGACAGCTGCACAACAGTATGGTGCTTCACCATTCCTAAGCGGACTCAATTCATTATCATCCAAGCCATTCCACAGAGTCTGTTCCCACATTATACGTACAGTTGCGGGATTCCAG CTTTGTTACGCAGCAAAGACGTGGCATGGAGGTTTTGTTGGGATGATGATATTTGGGGCTAGTGAAGTGAGCAGGAACGTGGATCTGGGTGACGAGACGACCACCATGATGTGCAAGTTCGTGGTGAGAGCCTCAGAAGCGTCAATCACAAAGCAAATAGAGTCAGATGTGCAGGGATGGTGCGATGATCTAACGGACGGGGGAGTTGAGTATATGCCAGAGGATGAAGTGAAAGCAACAGCAGCTGAGAAACTGAAAATCTCAATGGAGAGAATAGCTTTGTTGAAGGCAGCTCAGCCGAAGAAGACTCCAAAGACCGAGGAAGAAAACGAAAGcgaagacgaagacgaagatgacgatgaagaagatgaagaaaaagagaaggaaaaagagaaagaagaggagaagaagaaggagaaggaaaaggaaaaaggaacACTATCTAAGCTGACAGCAGAAGAAACAGAGCACATGGCGCTTCAGGCAGCAGTGCTCCAAGAGTGGCACATGTTGTGCAAAGATAGAAAGTTAACTAAAAACAACTAA
- the LOC106379996 gene encoding metal-independent phosphoserine phosphatase-like: protein MGHECIDASKKFKFSDDVKSGVTEIVLVRHGETTWNAAGRIQGQMESDLNEIGQKQAVAIADRLGKEERSVAVYSSDLKRAKETALMIAETCFCSEVIEIPDLKERHVGSLQGLYWKEGAEKEPEAYSAFFSSQNHLEIPGGGESFDQLCERSMNALEQIAKKHKGERVIVVTHGGVLRAIYLMITKASSAGKLLNASVNVVHYREEKWIIDSWSDVSHLSSVGFLQRGFDGDSKP from the exons ATGGGTCATGAATG TATCGATGCATCCAAGAAGTTCAAATTTAGTGACGATGTCAAAAGTGGAGTGACTGAGATTGTTCTTGTTCGCCATGGAGAAACCACTTGGAATGCTGCCGGAAGAATCCAG GGACAAATGGAGTCAGATCTTAACGAAATTGGACAAAAGCAGGCTGTTGCA ATCGCTGATAGATTGGGGAAAGAAGAGAGATCCGTAGCTGTGTATTCATCAGACCTCAAGCGAGCCAAGGAAACTGCTCTGATGATAGCAGAAACATGTTTTTGTTCAGAG GTGATTGAAATACCTGACTTAAAGGAGAGGCATGTGGGTAGTCTTCAAGGACTGTACTGGAAAGAAGGAGCAGAGAAAGAACCTGAAGCTTACTctgctttcttttcttctcaaaATCATCTCGAGATTCCT GGAGGAGGAGAGAGCTTTGACCAACTCTGTGAGAGATCCATGAATGCGCTTGAGCAAATTGCCAAGAAGCACAAAG GAGAGAGAGTGATAGTGGTGACTCATGGAGGAGTGTTGAGGGCAATTTATTTGATGATCACGAAAGCTTCATCCGCCGGAAAACTCCTTAATGCTTCGGTGAATGTTGTTCACTACCGTGAGGAGAAATGGATCATTGATTCGTGGAGCGATGTTTCTCATCTCTCTTCCGTTGGATTTCTCCAACGTGGTTTTGATGGAGACTCCAAGCCCTAG